One segment of Amycolatopsis alba DSM 44262 DNA contains the following:
- a CDS encoding LysR family transcriptional regulator, translating into MTTPDLDSLRLLVLVDELGSIGQAATRLGIAQPSASKRLSTVERRLGLVLVDRTRRGSALTPDGQVIAGWARRVLSELDGLLDGAEALRTQHEAQLRVAASMTLAEYLVPGWIGELKRSDPGLYLGLEVTNSDQAAELAREGKVDLGFVESPGSLPGLSSKRVATDHLVLVVPGSHPWARKRRPVTAAELAITPLVVREPGSGTRETVDTALRKAGVGPAKPLLELGSASAVCNAVIAGAGPAVISELAIVRDVADSRLVPVAVEGVDFGRELRAVWPAGRRLAGPAAALLAIAVRNAKSR; encoded by the coding sequence ATGACCACACCCGATCTGGACTCCCTGCGCCTGCTGGTGCTCGTGGACGAGCTCGGCAGTATCGGGCAGGCCGCGACCAGGCTCGGGATCGCGCAGCCGTCGGCGAGCAAACGACTGTCCACAGTCGAGCGACGGCTCGGGCTGGTGCTGGTCGACCGTACGCGGCGGGGCTCCGCGCTCACCCCCGACGGCCAGGTGATCGCGGGCTGGGCGCGGCGCGTGCTTTCCGAACTGGACGGTCTGCTCGACGGCGCCGAGGCGCTGCGCACGCAGCACGAGGCGCAGCTGCGGGTCGCCGCGAGCATGACACTGGCCGAGTACCTGGTGCCGGGCTGGATCGGCGAGCTCAAAAGGAGCGATCCCGGTCTGTACCTCGGCTTGGAGGTCACCAACTCCGATCAGGCGGCCGAGCTGGCGCGGGAGGGCAAGGTCGACCTCGGGTTCGTCGAGTCGCCCGGCTCACTGCCCGGCCTCTCGTCGAAACGGGTGGCCACCGATCACCTGGTCCTCGTCGTGCCGGGAAGTCATCCGTGGGCGCGCAAGCGGCGGCCCGTGACCGCGGCCGAGCTGGCGATCACGCCGCTGGTGGTCCGCGAACCGGGTTCCGGGACCAGGGAGACCGTGGACACCGCGCTGCGCAAGGCCGGCGTCGGACCGGCGAAACCGTTGCTGGAACTGGGTTCGGCCTCCGCCGTCTGCAACGCCGTGATCGCGGGCGCCGGTCCGGCGGTGATCAGTGAACTCGCCATCGTCCGGGACGTCGCCGACAGCAGGCTCGTCCCGGTCGCCGTCGAGGGCGTCGACTTCGGCAGGGAACTGCGCGCGGTGTGGCCCGCCGGGCGACGGCTCGCCGGGCCTGCCGCGGCGCTGCTGGCCATCGCGGTCCGGAATGCGAAATCCCGGTGA
- a CDS encoding YeiH family protein, whose protein sequence is MSTTHARPTKPYLTALAVTGAGVAAAYLVGTAFPVVSALTIAVVLGILTGSLPSLSEETRKAISGVTKKLLRAGVVLLGLQLSLPSVLALGPGTLLAVVLTVGVTFLGTIGLGRLLGVPRGLAMLVATGFSICGASAIAAMEGVVKREDSDVATAVALVTFYGGLAIAAVPLIGGWLHLDAVRIGEWAGLSVHEVAQVVAAATPAGSAAIAVAIVIKLSRVVLLAPMVAAVGVAERHRPADGKRPPLVPLFVLGFLAMAAVRSTGIVPGAALDVAKIACTLLLAGALFGLGCAVRIGNLVRTGGRALLLGLLSTLLVGTTALVTLSVLG, encoded by the coding sequence ATGAGCACCACGCACGCGAGGCCGACGAAGCCCTACTTGACCGCCCTGGCCGTCACCGGCGCCGGAGTGGCCGCCGCGTATCTGGTCGGCACCGCGTTCCCGGTCGTCAGCGCGCTCACCATCGCCGTCGTGCTCGGCATCCTCACCGGCTCGCTGCCCTCGTTGTCGGAAGAGACCCGGAAGGCGATCTCCGGGGTCACGAAGAAGCTGCTTCGCGCCGGTGTCGTGCTGCTGGGGCTGCAGCTTTCCCTCCCGTCGGTCCTGGCGCTGGGGCCGGGGACGCTGCTCGCCGTCGTGCTCACGGTCGGCGTCACGTTCCTCGGCACGATCGGACTCGGCAGGCTGCTCGGCGTGCCGCGCGGCCTGGCGATGCTGGTCGCGACCGGGTTCTCGATCTGCGGCGCGTCCGCCATCGCCGCCATGGAAGGCGTCGTCAAACGCGAGGACTCCGACGTCGCGACCGCGGTCGCGCTGGTCACCTTCTACGGCGGGCTCGCCATCGCGGCCGTCCCGCTGATCGGCGGCTGGCTGCACCTGGACGCGGTCCGGATCGGCGAATGGGCCGGGCTCTCCGTGCACGAAGTCGCGCAGGTCGTCGCCGCGGCCACCCCCGCGGGCAGCGCCGCCATCGCGGTCGCCATCGTGATCAAGCTCAGCCGGGTGGTCCTGCTGGCCCCGATGGTCGCCGCGGTCGGCGTGGCCGAACGCCACCGTCCCGCCGACGGGAAGCGGCCGCCGCTGGTCCCGCTGTTCGTCCTCGGTTTCCTGGCGATGGCCGCCGTGCGCAGCACCGGGATCGTGCCGGGCGCCGCGCTCGACGTCGCCAAGATCGCCTGCACGCTGCTGCTGGCCGGGGCCCTGTTCGGGCTGGGCTGCGCGGTCCGGATCGGGAACCTCGTCCGCACCGGGGGCCGCGCCCTGCTGCTCGGCCTGCTCTCCACCCTGCTGGTCGGGACCACCGCGCTGGTCACGCTGTCCGTGCTCGGCTGA
- a CDS encoding MFS transporter, producing MTASTLDTSARTPLKGWLAVLAVTLGIFSLVTTEILPIGLLTPIGGDFRITPGTAGLTMTLPGFVAALAAPAVTVAAGRLDRRILLCALMLVLALADVLAATAQAYWVVLGSRVLVGLVIGAFWAIGSGLAARLVGPGRAGRATAVIFSAVPLGSVLGVPAGTFVGELFGWRAAFAALAVFTIGVLAALAWALPPLPSRDAIRLGVLRETIRGRATRLGLLVTALVVLAHFGTYTYVTPLLLQVTRASPELITVFLLVYGTAGIAGNFVAGAAIARDLRLTFRAAAGLIGAATCALPFLGDSKAGALALLVIWGFAYGAVPVCSGTWFARAAPQAPEAASVLFTSSFQATLSAGALLGGFVVDAVSVPAAMVAGGAVALAAVAVLSRARTA from the coding sequence ATGACCGCCTCGACCCTCGACACCTCCGCCCGGACCCCGCTGAAGGGATGGCTCGCCGTCCTCGCGGTGACACTGGGGATCTTCTCCCTCGTCACCACGGAGATCCTGCCGATCGGCCTCCTGACCCCGATCGGCGGGGACTTCCGGATCACGCCGGGGACGGCGGGCCTGACCATGACCCTGCCCGGCTTCGTCGCCGCGCTCGCCGCCCCGGCCGTCACCGTCGCCGCCGGGCGGCTCGACCGCCGGATCCTGCTGTGCGCGCTGATGCTGGTGCTGGCGCTGGCCGACGTCCTCGCGGCGACCGCGCAGGCCTACTGGGTGGTGCTCGGCTCGCGAGTCCTGGTCGGACTGGTGATCGGCGCGTTCTGGGCGATCGGCTCAGGGCTCGCCGCGCGGCTCGTCGGCCCCGGCCGCGCGGGCCGGGCGACCGCGGTGATCTTCTCCGCCGTACCGCTCGGTTCCGTGCTGGGGGTGCCTGCCGGGACGTTCGTCGGCGAACTGTTCGGCTGGCGGGCGGCCTTCGCGGCACTGGCTGTCTTCACGATCGGCGTGCTCGCCGCGCTGGCGTGGGCGCTACCCCCGTTGCCTTCAAGGGACGCGATCCGGCTCGGCGTCCTGCGCGAGACGATCCGCGGGCGGGCGACCCGGCTGGGCCTGCTCGTCACGGCGCTGGTCGTCCTCGCCCATTTCGGGACCTACACCTACGTCACGCCGCTCCTGCTCCAGGTGACGCGGGCGAGCCCGGAGCTGATCACCGTCTTCCTGCTGGTCTACGGCACCGCCGGGATCGCGGGCAACTTCGTCGCCGGTGCGGCGATCGCCCGCGATCTCCGGCTGACCTTCCGCGCCGCCGCCGGGTTGATCGGCGCCGCGACCTGCGCGTTGCCGTTTCTCGGCGACTCGAAAGCGGGCGCGCTCGCGTTGCTGGTGATCTGGGGTTTCGCCTACGGAGCCGTGCCGGTCTGTTCGGGAACGTGGTTCGCGAGGGCGGCACCGCAGGCACCCGAAGCGGCCTCGGTGCTGTTCACCTCGTCGTTCCAGGCGACCCTTTCGGCGGGCGCGCTGCTCGGCGGGTTCGTCGTCGACGCGGTCTCCGTCCCGGCCGCGATGGTCGCCGGCGGGGCGGTCGCCCTGGCCGCGGTGGCGGTCCTCAGCCGAGCACGGACAGCGTGA
- a CDS encoding DMT family transporter produces MVVFTVGQSGGGLSTADLFLFGALVLCAFGYAEGGRLAREMSGWHVIGWALVLALPVTVAFTVFGLVTEPLHVTGEGIAGLLYVALISQFGGFFAWYRGMAEIGVTRASQLQLAQPLLTLVWAVLLLGEHLPAAAPVTALIVVACIVVTQRSKS; encoded by the coding sequence GTGGTCGTGTTCACCGTCGGCCAGAGCGGCGGTGGACTGTCCACGGCGGACCTGTTCCTGTTCGGCGCGCTCGTGCTGTGCGCGTTCGGGTACGCCGAGGGCGGCAGGCTGGCCAGGGAGATGTCCGGCTGGCACGTGATCGGCTGGGCGCTGGTCCTCGCGCTGCCGGTCACCGTCGCGTTCACCGTCTTCGGGCTGGTGACCGAGCCGCTGCACGTCACCGGCGAGGGGATCGCCGGCCTGCTCTACGTCGCGCTCATCTCGCAGTTCGGCGGCTTCTTCGCCTGGTACCGGGGAATGGCCGAGATCGGGGTCACGCGGGCGAGCCAGCTGCAACTGGCCCAGCCGCTGCTCACCCTGGTCTGGGCGGTCCTGCTGCTCGGTGAGCACCTCCCGGCCGCCGCACCGGTGACCGCGCTGATCGTCGTCGCCTGCATCGTGGTGACCCAGCGGTCCAAGAGCTAG
- a CDS encoding PLP-dependent aminotransferase family protein, with product MSDGSSVSSLVTQLRSALERYPIDGKLPSSRELVRQLKVSPVTVSRAIAALAAEGLVITRPGAGVFRAPPPREVVVTGDVSWQEVALSSQSGPRAIDATGVLTALSDPPSGVIDLNGGYTHPSLQPERELAAASARAGRRPGAWTRPPICGLPELRAWFARDIGSPVNVENVLVTSGGQSALTTALRALGAPGAPVLVESPTYPGMLAIARASGLRPVPVPIDRDGVRTGLLADAFRETGARLFVCQPAFQNPTGAVLCAERRAEVLRIARDAGAFVIEDDFARLMAHPGSPAPPPPLVADDPDGVVVHIRSLTKPASPSLRISALAARGPALERLRGLHAVESFFVPRPLQETALELVSSPAWARHLRTLAASLRERRDVAVSALREFLSSWAAVPVPTGGYHLWQPLPGFADETALTSAAFRAGVAVTPGRLYFAAEAPGPYLRLSYVSAATGAQLRDGIRRLSQAYQEIPS from the coding sequence ATGTCCGATGGTAGCAGCGTCAGCAGCCTGGTCACCCAACTGAGGTCCGCGCTTGAGCGCTATCCAATCGATGGAAAGCTCCCGTCCAGCCGGGAACTCGTCCGGCAGCTGAAGGTGAGCCCGGTGACGGTGTCGCGCGCCATCGCCGCCCTCGCCGCCGAAGGCCTGGTGATCACCCGCCCCGGAGCCGGCGTCTTCCGTGCCCCGCCGCCCCGCGAGGTCGTGGTGACCGGCGACGTTTCGTGGCAGGAGGTGGCGCTGAGTTCGCAGTCCGGCCCCCGCGCGATCGACGCGACCGGCGTGCTCACCGCGCTGAGCGATCCGCCGTCGGGCGTCATCGACCTCAACGGCGGCTACACGCATCCGAGCCTCCAGCCGGAACGCGAACTCGCGGCGGCGTCGGCCCGCGCCGGACGCCGTCCCGGCGCGTGGACGCGGCCGCCGATCTGCGGCCTGCCCGAACTGCGGGCCTGGTTCGCCCGCGACATCGGCAGCCCGGTGAACGTCGAGAACGTGCTGGTCACCTCGGGCGGGCAGAGCGCGCTGACCACGGCGTTGCGCGCGCTCGGCGCCCCCGGCGCGCCGGTGCTGGTGGAATCCCCGACGTATCCGGGGATGCTGGCCATCGCCCGCGCCTCGGGGCTGCGGCCGGTCCCGGTGCCGATCGACCGCGACGGCGTCCGGACCGGCCTGCTCGCGGACGCCTTCCGCGAAACCGGGGCCCGGTTGTTCGTCTGCCAGCCCGCGTTCCAGAACCCGACCGGCGCGGTGCTGTGCGCCGAGCGCCGGGCCGAGGTCCTGCGCATCGCCCGTGACGCGGGCGCTTTCGTCATCGAGGACGATTTCGCGCGGCTGATGGCGCATCCCGGCAGCCCCGCGCCCCCGCCGCCGCTTGTCGCCGACGACCCCGACGGTGTCGTGGTGCACATCCGGTCGCTCACGAAACCGGCGTCACCGAGCCTGCGGATCAGCGCGCTGGCCGCCCGCGGCCCGGCGCTGGAACGATTGCGCGGGCTCCACGCCGTCGAGAGCTTCTTCGTCCCGCGGCCTCTGCAGGAAACCGCGCTGGAGCTGGTGTCCTCCCCGGCCTGGGCACGACACCTGCGGACTCTCGCCGCCTCGCTGCGGGAACGCCGCGACGTCGCCGTCTCGGCACTGCGGGAGTTCCTGTCCTCCTGGGCCGCCGTCCCCGTCCCGACCGGTGGCTACCACCTGTGGCAACCGCTCCCCGGATTCGCCGACGAAACGGCGTTGACCAGCGCCGCTTTCCGGGCCGGAGTAGCGGTCACGCCCGGCAGGCTCTACTTCGCGGCCGAGGCGCCGGGCCCCTATCTGCGGCTGAGCTACGTCAGCGCCGCGACGGGCGCGCAGCTTCGGGACGGCATCCGGCGCCTTTCCCAGGCGTACCAAGAGATCCCCAGTTAA